One Amycolatopsis sp. NBC_00355 genomic window carries:
- a CDS encoding AAA family ATPase yields MDVSSEAAHLRTLDIAADLLALLHDTTTEPRADTQLEALTLAVSADLPVLLWGEPGIGKTAALNQLAEALDLPLTTVIASVHEPSDFSGLPVVGDDPATQGVPMAPPEWAVRLARAGRGLLFLDELSTAPPAVQAALLRVVLERQVGALRLPPGIRIVAAANPRSSAADGWELSPPLANRFVHLQWTYDHDVVLRGLGGTWPKAELPRLDRERLPDAVGFARRAVCGLLAARPALVHQLPKNEARRGGPWPSPRSWEMALRLIAFATASDVSRDVLSMLVRGTVGDGPGLELLAGLDRMDLPDPETLLADPEGAVLPERGDLRQTVLDGVVAAVRQRPERARWDAAWSLLVRALETGAPDLVVVPAATLAALRRDDWPVPAAIERLSGAVSLSRRADQAAAGAGERR; encoded by the coding sequence ATGGATGTTTCTTCCGAAGCGGCTCACCTCCGGACGCTCGACATCGCCGCCGATCTGCTTGCCCTGCTGCACGACACGACAACCGAACCGCGCGCCGATACCCAGCTGGAAGCCTTGACGCTGGCCGTGTCCGCTGATCTGCCGGTGCTGCTGTGGGGCGAGCCGGGCATCGGCAAGACCGCCGCGCTGAACCAGCTCGCGGAGGCTCTCGACCTGCCCCTGACCACGGTGATCGCGAGCGTGCACGAGCCGTCCGACTTCTCCGGGCTGCCCGTGGTCGGCGACGATCCCGCGACACAGGGGGTGCCGATGGCCCCGCCGGAGTGGGCCGTGCGCCTGGCCCGCGCCGGGCGCGGTCTCCTGTTCCTGGACGAGCTGTCCACCGCGCCGCCCGCCGTCCAGGCCGCGCTGTTGCGCGTCGTGCTTGAGCGACAGGTCGGTGCCTTGCGGCTGCCGCCGGGTATCCGGATCGTCGCCGCCGCGAATCCGCGTTCCTCCGCGGCCGACGGGTGGGAGCTGAGCCCGCCGCTGGCCAACCGGTTCGTCCACCTGCAGTGGACCTATGACCACGACGTCGTGCTCCGCGGGCTGGGCGGGACGTGGCCGAAGGCGGAGCTGCCACGGCTGGACCGGGAGCGGCTGCCCGACGCCGTGGGCTTCGCCCGCCGTGCGGTCTGCGGCCTTCTCGCCGCCCGGCCCGCACTCGTTCACCAGCTGCCGAAGAACGAAGCACGGCGCGGCGGTCCGTGGCCGTCCCCGCGCAGCTGGGAGATGGCGCTGCGCCTGATCGCGTTCGCCACCGCGTCGGACGTCTCCCGGGACGTGTTGTCCATGCTGGTGCGGGGCACCGTCGGTGACGGTCCGGGTCTGGAGCTGCTGGCCGGCCTGGACCGGATGGATCTGCCGGACCCCGAGACACTGCTCGCGGACCCGGAAGGGGCGGTGCTGCCCGAGCGTGGCGACCTGCGGCAGACGGTGCTCGACGGCGTGGTCGCGGCGGTGCGCCAGCGGCCGGAGCGGGCTCGCTGGGACGCGGCGTGGTCGCTGCTGGTGCGGGCGCTGGAAACCGGCGCCCCGGACCTGGTGGTCGTGCCGGCGGCCACGCTCGCCGCGCTGCGCCGCGACGACTGGCCAGTACCGGCGGCGATCGAGCGGCTGTCCGGGGCAGTGTCGTTGTCGCGGCGGGCGGATCAGGCCGCCGCCGGCGCGGGTGAGCGCCGATGA
- a CDS encoding endo-1,4-beta-xylanase: MKMTSRSLSRAALASAFLATSLGVSLVLATSAGAATTLGASAAQTGRYFGTAVSAGKLGDATYTGILNREFTMVTAENEMKWDATEPNQNQFSYSGGDRILNQAVSNGQRVRGHALLWHQQQPGWAQGLSGSALRQAAINHVTQVATHYKGKVYSWDVVNEAFADGGGGGRRDSNLQRTGNDWIEAAFRAARAADPGAKLCYNDYNTDGVNAKSTGIYNMVQDFKSRGVPIDCVGFQSHLSNSAPGDYQANLQRFANLGVEVQITELDISGSNQASVYGTVTRACMAVARCAGITVWGIRDSDSWRTGENPLLFDNNGNKKAAYTSVLDALNAGGATTTPTTPTTPTTPTTPTTTTTTPQPGGCSASVSLNSWNGGFVATVKVTAGTTALSGWTVTTNLPSGATVTNGWSAANSGTSGTVNWTNVSYNGSVAAGQSTEFGFQGTGSADGVTAACAAA, encoded by the coding sequence ATGAAGATGACATCGCGGTCATTGTCCCGCGCGGCACTGGCTTCGGCGTTCCTGGCGACATCGCTCGGGGTTTCCCTGGTGCTCGCCACCTCGGCCGGCGCCGCCACGACACTGGGCGCGTCGGCCGCCCAGACCGGCCGGTACTTCGGCACCGCCGTCTCGGCCGGGAAGCTCGGTGACGCGACCTACACCGGCATCCTGAACCGCGAATTCACCATGGTCACCGCGGAAAACGAGATGAAGTGGGACGCCACCGAGCCGAACCAGAACCAGTTCAGCTACAGCGGCGGCGACCGCATCCTCAACCAAGCGGTGAGCAACGGCCAGCGCGTCCGCGGGCACGCGTTGCTGTGGCACCAGCAGCAACCCGGCTGGGCCCAGGGCCTCAGCGGCTCCGCGCTGCGCCAAGCCGCCATCAACCACGTCACGCAGGTCGCCACCCACTACAAAGGCAAGGTCTACTCGTGGGACGTCGTCAACGAGGCGTTCGCCGACGGCGGCGGCGGTGGCCGGCGTGACTCGAACCTGCAGCGCACCGGCAACGACTGGATCGAAGCCGCCTTCCGCGCCGCGCGGGCCGCCGATCCCGGCGCGAAGCTCTGCTACAACGACTACAACACCGACGGGGTCAACGCCAAGAGCACCGGAATCTACAACATGGTGCAGGACTTCAAGTCCCGCGGCGTCCCGATCGACTGCGTCGGCTTCCAGTCCCACCTCTCCAACTCCGCTCCGGGCGACTACCAGGCCAACCTGCAGCGGTTCGCCAACCTCGGCGTCGAAGTCCAGATCACCGAACTGGACATCTCCGGCTCCAACCAGGCAAGCGTCTACGGCACCGTCACGCGCGCCTGCATGGCCGTCGCCCGCTGCGCCGGTATCACCGTCTGGGGCATCCGCGACAGCGACTCCTGGCGCACGGGTGAAAACCCGCTCCTGTTCGACAACAACGGGAACAAGAAGGCCGCCTACACGAGTGTCCTCGACGCCCTGAACGCCGGCGGCGCGACCACCACGCCGACGACACCGACCACCCCGACGACTCCCACCACACCCACGACGACGACCACCACCCCCCAGCCCGGCGGGTGCAGCGCCTCGGTCTCCCTCAACTCGTGGAACGGCGGGTTCGTGGCGACGGTCAAGGTCACCGCGGGAACGACCGCCCTCAGCGGCTGGACCGTGACGACGAACCTGCCCTCCGGCGCGACCGTCACCAACGGCTGGAGCGCCGCCAACAGCGGCACCAGCGGCACGGTGAACTGGACCAACGTCAGCTACAACGGCAGCGTCGCGGCCGGGCAGTCCACCGAATTCGGCTTCCAGGGAACCGGAAGCGCCGACGGCGTCACGGCGGCCTGCGCCGCGGCCTGA
- a CDS encoding GH12 family glycosyl hydrolase domain-containing protein — protein MKLKHALSAVVLATTGLMAPTLATAPAAHADTLICDQYGTTTIGGRYVVMNNRWGSSAQQCINVTGSGFRIQTQQGSTSGGAPLSYPAVYVGCHYGNCSPGTNLPRQLNRIGSAPSSISYTYVGGSTFDASYDIWMDPTAKTTGVNQMELMIWFNRTGSVQPVGGRVGTTSLGGRGWEVWQGNNGGNDVVSYVAQSPIAGWSFNVMDFVNDVDARTRVDRSWYLTSVQAGFEPWSGGVGLAVNSFSANVN, from the coding sequence GTGAAACTGAAGCACGCTCTGTCCGCGGTAGTACTGGCCACGACCGGGCTCATGGCTCCGACCCTCGCCACGGCACCGGCCGCGCACGCGGACACGCTGATCTGCGACCAGTACGGGACGACCACGATCGGTGGCCGGTACGTCGTCATGAACAACCGATGGGGCAGCAGCGCCCAGCAGTGCATCAACGTCACCGGCAGCGGTTTCCGGATCCAGACCCAGCAGGGATCCACCAGCGGTGGCGCCCCCTTGTCGTACCCGGCGGTCTACGTCGGTTGCCACTACGGGAACTGCTCCCCCGGTACGAACCTGCCACGGCAGCTGAACCGGATCGGCAGCGCCCCGTCTTCGATCTCCTACACCTACGTCGGAGGGTCCACCTTCGACGCCTCCTATGACATCTGGATGGACCCGACCGCGAAGACCACGGGGGTCAACCAGATGGAACTGATGATCTGGTTCAATCGCACCGGATCGGTGCAACCGGTCGGCGGCCGGGTGGGCACCACCAGTCTCGGCGGCCGGGGCTGGGAAGTGTGGCAGGGCAACAACGGCGGCAACGACGTGGTCTCCTACGTCGCCCAGTCCCCGATCGCGGGCTGGTCGTTCAACGTCATGGACTTCGTCAACGACGTCGACGCCCGCACCCGCGTCGATCGTTCCTGGTACCTGACCAGCGTCCAAGCCGGCTTCGAGCCGTGGAGCGGCGGAGTCGGCCTGGCGGTCAACTCGTTCTCGGCCAACGTCAACTGA
- a CDS encoding vWA domain-containing protein, giving the protein MTAGTMDEEKLFAARLHAVRSRPYLATALFALHTVESRQVSTMAVDRHWRCYVSPAFVDHTPLAELAGVWVHEVSHLLRDHHGRSDRFAAQHELTGPGERLRMNIAADCEINDDVFGDGLVRPEGAVRPVSLRLPEGQLMEDYLRQFRLGPYTAGYAWLDCGSGADGLERDWDLGSGGATGLSPRERDAVRFRVAQGINGSPGDIPKGWQRWAQEAFHPPQPWRELLGAAVRSAMSGAGEDYTYGRPSRRSAGVPGVVMPSLRRRPPRVCVIVDTSGSVSDAELGSALLEITAIVRAVGGRRDLVSVLSCDAAAHVTQELCHAEGIPLVGGGGTDLRAGFAKVRQGNPRADVIVALTDGHTPWPEARPPGRTVVGLFSRQRPVDGDNPHYRPEAPPAWARVVTVG; this is encoded by the coding sequence ATGACGGCGGGGACCATGGACGAGGAGAAGCTGTTCGCCGCCCGGCTGCACGCTGTCCGGAGCCGGCCGTACCTGGCGACGGCCTTGTTCGCCTTGCACACAGTGGAATCCCGGCAAGTGTCGACGATGGCCGTGGACCGCCACTGGCGCTGCTACGTTTCACCGGCCTTTGTGGACCACACCCCGCTGGCGGAGCTGGCCGGGGTCTGGGTGCACGAGGTCTCGCACCTGCTGCGCGACCACCACGGGCGCAGCGACCGGTTCGCCGCGCAGCACGAGCTGACCGGGCCGGGAGAGCGATTGCGGATGAACATCGCCGCGGATTGCGAAATCAACGACGACGTGTTCGGCGACGGTCTGGTGCGGCCCGAGGGCGCTGTCCGGCCGGTGTCGCTGAGGCTGCCCGAGGGACAGCTGATGGAGGACTACCTGCGCCAGTTCCGCCTCGGGCCCTACACCGCCGGATACGCCTGGCTCGACTGCGGCAGCGGCGCCGACGGACTCGAGCGCGACTGGGACCTGGGTTCCGGCGGGGCAACCGGGCTCAGCCCGCGGGAACGCGACGCCGTCCGGTTCCGCGTCGCACAAGGCATCAACGGCAGCCCGGGCGATATCCCGAAAGGCTGGCAGCGCTGGGCGCAGGAGGCGTTCCACCCGCCGCAGCCATGGCGGGAACTGCTGGGGGCGGCGGTCCGGTCGGCGATGTCCGGCGCGGGGGAGGACTACACCTACGGCCGGCCCTCGCGCAGGTCGGCCGGGGTGCCGGGCGTCGTCATGCCGAGCCTGCGACGCCGGCCACCGCGCGTCTGTGTGATCGTCGACACCTCCGGCTCGGTGAGCGACGCCGAGCTGGGGAGCGCGCTCCTCGAAATCACGGCGATCGTCCGCGCGGTGGGCGGCCGGCGCGATCTCGTCTCCGTGCTGTCGTGCGACGCCGCCGCGCACGTCACCCAGGAGCTGTGCCATGCCGAGGGAATCCCGTTGGTGGGCGGCGGCGGCACGGATCTGCGTGCCGGTTTTGCCAAGGTCCGGCAGGGCAACCCGCGCGCCGACGTGATCGTGGCTCTGACGGACGGCCACACACCGTGGCCGGAAGCACGACCACCTGGCCGGACGGTGGTGGGCCTGTTTTCCCGGCAGCGGCCGGTGGACGGGGACAATCCCCACTACAGGCCGGAAGCGCCCCCTGCTTGGGCGAGGGTGGTCACCGTGGGCTGA
- a CDS encoding putative quinol monooxygenase yields MSDTDVAEGPLPVGIATSTGPVALVGQARILPGKEAEFERLVRSILPKIRQEDGNVHYTVNRSHEDASTYLIYEEWENGASVVKHVQQPFMAEYFGQVPGLVAPGADAPGWSSPL; encoded by the coding sequence ATGAGTGACACTGACGTGGCTGAAGGTCCGCTACCGGTCGGCATCGCGACCTCGACCGGCCCGGTCGCCCTGGTCGGTCAAGCCCGGATCCTCCCGGGGAAGGAAGCCGAGTTCGAAAGGCTGGTCCGCTCGATCCTGCCGAAGATCCGGCAGGAGGACGGGAACGTCCACTACACGGTCAACCGCTCGCACGAGGACGCCTCGACCTATCTCATCTACGAGGAGTGGGAGAACGGAGCTTCGGTCGTGAAGCACGTTCAGCAGCCGTTCATGGCCGAGTACTTCGGGCAGGTCCCCGGTCTCGTGGCGCCCGGCGCCGACGCGCCCGGATGGAGCTCGCCCCTCTGA
- a CDS encoding glycoside hydrolase family 9 protein: MRATKSRAGLALLAAVALGVTAAAVPAVAADYERVLNGTFSGGTLDPWWAGAGTTGRVAGGEFCTDVPGGTANGYDALAGQNGVPFEAGQPYTLSFDAHATTTQQISAVAGEAVSPYRQISRTDLTVTPSTQHFTVTFSSTLDFPAAGNGQLAFWFGGQAAANTVCLDNISLVGGVVPPGGLPPTSGIRVNQESYVPGLPKRATLISDSTSPLTWTLKNAAGSAVATGRTTPRGADAASGENVHEIDFSAYDTAGTGYTLSAGAETSFPFAISADALQKLRQDSLAFFYHQRSGIAIDAAYVGAAYARPAGHVNVAPNQGDDNVPCRSDLNCGYTLDVRGGWYDAGDHGKYVVNGGIAAWELLDEYERALRLGDASALGDGKLAIPERANGVPDILDEARWEVDFLLEMQVPDGKPQAGMVHHKIHDAQWTSLPTRPDQDSQPRRLSPPSTAATLNTAAVAAQASRLWRTIDPAYSAKLLAAAEKAYTAAKANPNVLADPNDGTGGGTYSDNTVSDEFYWAAAELFTTTGKSGYRADVTGSSLYRGKSFTTHGFDWASTGALGDITLAVVPTDLPAADVTAIRTAVTTTADSHLAQMASMGYPAPYRTADGSYEWGSNGLVANNGVVLALAYDFTKQDKYRDGAFAAMDYLLGRNPANYSYVSGHGDQPVTNVHHRFWAHQLDASLPTAPPGALSGGPNSGLQDPTAARLLAGCAPQRCFVDDIQAYSVNEVAINWNSALAWLAGWTAEKSSSTVDTTAPTVPGTPVVSAISSGGATLTWTAAEDPESGVRGYDVVRVTGSARTVLTTVTGTTATVTGLSPSTAYTVVVVARNGAGLGSADSPAAQFTTRPATPAGGCQVTYAANTWNGGFTATVTLKNTGTTAWTTWKLGFTFPGTQKVTQGWSATWAQSGADVTATAMPWNASVGPGQSVAIGFNGSYVGSNPNPSAFAVDGRACG; the protein is encoded by the coding sequence ATGCGGGCAACGAAGTCGCGGGCCGGTCTGGCCCTGCTGGCCGCGGTGGCGCTCGGGGTGACGGCGGCCGCCGTGCCCGCGGTGGCCGCGGACTACGAGCGCGTGCTCAACGGGACCTTTTCAGGCGGCACCCTCGACCCGTGGTGGGCCGGGGCGGGGACGACCGGCCGGGTGGCCGGCGGGGAGTTCTGCACGGACGTGCCCGGCGGCACCGCCAACGGTTACGACGCGCTGGCGGGCCAGAACGGGGTGCCGTTCGAGGCGGGACAGCCGTACACCCTGAGCTTCGACGCGCACGCGACGACCACCCAGCAGATCTCCGCCGTCGCGGGCGAGGCCGTGTCGCCCTACCGGCAGATCTCGCGGACCGACCTGACGGTGACCCCGTCGACGCAGCACTTCACGGTCACCTTTTCGTCCACTTTGGACTTCCCGGCCGCCGGTAACGGCCAGCTGGCGTTCTGGTTCGGCGGTCAGGCCGCCGCCAACACCGTGTGCCTGGACAACATCTCCCTCGTCGGCGGCGTCGTGCCGCCCGGCGGCCTGCCGCCGACGAGCGGCATCCGGGTGAACCAGGAGAGCTACGTGCCCGGACTGCCCAAGCGGGCGACGCTGATCAGCGACTCGACCTCGCCACTGACGTGGACGTTGAAGAACGCCGCCGGCAGCGCGGTGGCCACCGGCCGGACCACACCGCGGGGCGCGGACGCGGCCTCCGGTGAGAACGTGCACGAAATCGACTTCTCCGCCTACGACACCGCGGGCACGGGCTACACGCTGAGCGCCGGGGCCGAGACGAGCTTCCCGTTCGCCATCTCCGCCGACGCGCTGCAGAAGCTGCGTCAGGACTCGCTGGCGTTCTTCTACCACCAGCGCAGCGGGATCGCGATCGACGCCGCGTACGTCGGGGCCGCCTACGCGCGCCCGGCGGGGCACGTGAACGTCGCGCCGAACCAGGGTGACGACAACGTCCCCTGCCGGTCGGACCTGAACTGCGGCTACACCCTCGACGTGCGGGGCGGCTGGTACGACGCGGGCGACCACGGCAAGTACGTCGTCAACGGCGGCATCGCGGCCTGGGAACTGCTCGACGAGTACGAGCGGGCGCTGCGGCTGGGGGACGCGAGCGCGCTGGGTGACGGCAAGCTGGCGATCCCGGAACGGGCCAACGGCGTGCCCGACATCCTCGACGAAGCCCGCTGGGAGGTCGACTTCCTGCTGGAGATGCAGGTGCCGGACGGCAAACCTCAGGCGGGCATGGTGCACCACAAGATCCACGACGCGCAGTGGACGTCCCTGCCCACCCGGCCCGACCAGGACAGCCAGCCGCGCCGGCTGTCACCGCCGAGCACCGCGGCGACCCTGAACACGGCGGCCGTCGCGGCGCAGGCGTCCCGGCTGTGGCGGACCATCGATCCGGCGTACTCGGCGAAGCTGCTCGCCGCGGCCGAGAAGGCGTACACGGCGGCGAAGGCCAACCCGAACGTCCTGGCCGACCCGAACGACGGCACCGGCGGCGGCACCTACAGCGACAACACCGTGAGCGACGAGTTCTACTGGGCCGCCGCCGAGCTGTTCACGACCACCGGGAAGAGCGGCTACCGCGCCGACGTCACCGGGTCTTCCCTCTACCGCGGGAAGAGCTTCACCACGCACGGCTTCGACTGGGCTTCGACGGGCGCGCTCGGGGACATCACGCTCGCGGTGGTACCCACCGACCTGCCGGCGGCGGACGTCACGGCGATCAGGACGGCGGTCACCACGACCGCCGACAGTCACCTGGCGCAGATGGCGTCGATGGGGTACCCGGCGCCCTACCGCACGGCCGACGGCTCGTACGAGTGGGGTTCCAACGGCCTGGTCGCCAACAACGGCGTGGTGCTCGCCCTGGCGTACGACTTCACGAAGCAGGACAAGTACCGGGACGGCGCGTTCGCGGCGATGGACTACCTGCTGGGCCGCAACCCGGCGAACTACTCCTACGTCTCGGGCCACGGTGACCAGCCGGTGACGAACGTGCACCACCGGTTCTGGGCGCACCAGCTGGACGCGTCGCTGCCGACCGCCCCGCCCGGCGCGCTGTCGGGCGGTCCCAACAGCGGCCTGCAGGACCCGACCGCGGCGCGGCTGCTGGCCGGCTGCGCGCCCCAGCGGTGCTTCGTCGACGACATCCAGGCGTACTCGGTCAACGAGGTCGCGATCAACTGGAACTCGGCGCTGGCCTGGCTGGCCGGCTGGACCGCCGAGAAGTCGTCCTCCACAGTGGACACGACGGCTCCGACGGTCCCGGGCACCCCGGTCGTGTCCGCGATCTCCAGCGGCGGTGCGACGCTGACGTGGACGGCGGCCGAAGACCCGGAGAGCGGTGTCCGAGGCTACGACGTCGTCCGGGTGACCGGCTCGGCCCGCACGGTCCTCACCACCGTCACCGGAACGACGGCGACGGTGACGGGCCTCTCGCCGTCGACCGCCTACACCGTGGTCGTGGTGGCGCGCAACGGCGCGGGCCTGGGGAGCGCGGACTCACCTGCCGCGCAGTTCACCACCCGGCCGGCCACCCCGGCGGGCGGGTGCCAGGTGACGTACGCGGCGAACACGTGGAACGGCGGCTTCACGGCCACCGTCACGCTGAAGAACACCGGCACGACCGCGTGGACGACCTGGAAGCTGGGCTTCACCTTCCCGGGCACCCAGAAGGTGACGCAGGGGTGGTCGGCGACCTGGGCGCAGTCCGGCGCCGACGTGACCGCCACGGCCATGCCGTGGAACGCCTCGGTGGGTCCGGGGCAGTCGGTCGCGATCGGGTTCAACGGCAGTTACGTGGGGAGCAATCCGAATCCGTCGGCATTCGCGGTCGACGGAAGGGCGTGCGGCTGA
- a CDS encoding TFIIB-type zinc ribbon-containing protein: MNAKPPTTQGRFADPGVSLYVLAESAVQVVCPACRGRAEVAPWLDGQPRSPYSIRWPRRLVCRACGHVKNWPGEAKHTISCWGGPVDPYFRQPLWLRADCCGSQTLWAFNERHLDILEGYVSARLRERGERPGMTMLARLPAWLKSAKHRPEIMRVIGRLRASFPQ, translated from the coding sequence ATGAACGCCAAGCCACCGACGACGCAAGGGCGTTTTGCCGATCCGGGTGTGTCGCTGTACGTCTTGGCGGAAAGCGCCGTCCAGGTGGTGTGTCCGGCATGCCGGGGTCGCGCTGAGGTGGCGCCGTGGCTTGATGGGCAACCGCGTAGCCCCTACTCGATCAGATGGCCTCGCCGGCTGGTGTGCCGCGCTTGTGGCCACGTCAAGAACTGGCCTGGTGAGGCCAAGCACACGATCTCGTGCTGGGGCGGCCCGGTTGATCCGTATTTCCGTCAACCGCTGTGGCTGCGCGCGGATTGCTGCGGAAGCCAGACCCTGTGGGCGTTCAACGAACGCCACCTGGACATCTTGGAGGGATACGTCAGTGCCCGGCTCCGCGAACGCGGCGAGCGTCCCGGGATGACCATGCTGGCCCGGCTCCCGGCATGGCTCAAGTCGGCTAAGCATCGCCCCGAGATCATGCGAGTCATCGGCCGGCTGCGAGCATCCTTCCCACAGTGA
- a CDS encoding winged helix-turn-helix domain-containing protein yields MLRRKCARSGCPGCTPDTRVRTEQGTLDVVFAQTGRLTRVDIARRTGLPKTTVNAAVEHLEREDSWPQRERTGHQGRVATFY; encoded by the coding sequence ATCCTCCGCCGGAAGTGTGCCCGGTCGGGTTGTCCAGGTTGCACACCCGACACTCGGGTCCGCACCGAACAGGGCACCCTCGACGTCGTCTTCGCCCAGACCGGCCGGCTGACCAGGGTGGACATCGCCCGCCGGACAGGATTGCCGAAGACGACCGTGAACGCCGCCGTCGAACACCTCGAACGCGAGGACTCCTGGCCCCAGCGGGAACGGACCGGCCATCAGGGCCGCGTCGCGACCTTCTACTAG
- a CDS encoding RidA family protein, with product MTNEHPYPPAFRSGDLVSVSGRLGVTGNGDLVPGGFEAECAQAFTNLDAALRSVGASRADVVKVVAYLTDIADRPGLNAVYEGFFAEPRPARTCVGVASLPYGAVVEVEALARVRDA from the coding sequence ATGACCAACGAGCACCCCTACCCGCCGGCCTTCCGCAGCGGCGACCTGGTTTCGGTGTCCGGGCGGCTGGGCGTGACCGGGAACGGCGACCTGGTGCCCGGAGGGTTCGAGGCCGAATGCGCGCAGGCCTTCACGAACCTCGACGCCGCACTGCGGTCGGTGGGCGCGAGCCGGGCCGACGTGGTGAAGGTCGTGGCCTACCTGACCGACATCGCCGACCGGCCCGGCCTCAACGCCGTCTACGAGGGGTTCTTCGCCGAGCCCCGGCCCGCGCGCACCTGCGTCGGGGTGGCGTCGCTGCCCTACGGCGCCGTCGTCGAGGTCGAGGCGCTCGCCCGGGTGCGGGATGCCTGA
- a CDS encoding helix-turn-helix transcriptional regulator: protein MPEVPERDAILAALAPVADGIAATLGSFCEVVVHDFRQPDSSVVAIAGSVTERTVGGSMSEIGMGLLAQGDDAEDQLNYVTRTASGKLVKSSTMLVRDSGGAVFGALCVNLDVTALGQLRTLVGELADVGTTVEPPTTTFGDDVDAVVDAIVDEHQLRLNKPWAALSRDERLDLFRSLHARGVFAVRRAVPQVAARIGISRASAYNYLSDIRAQGAP from the coding sequence ATGCCTGAGGTTCCCGAGCGGGACGCGATCCTCGCGGCGCTCGCCCCGGTCGCCGACGGCATCGCCGCGACCCTCGGCTCGTTCTGCGAGGTCGTCGTGCACGACTTCCGGCAGCCGGACAGCTCGGTCGTCGCGATCGCCGGGTCGGTCACCGAGCGCACCGTCGGCGGCTCGATGAGCGAGATCGGCATGGGCCTGCTCGCCCAGGGCGACGACGCCGAGGACCAGCTGAACTACGTCACCCGCACCGCGTCCGGCAAGCTGGTGAAGTCCTCGACGATGCTGGTGCGCGACAGCGGCGGCGCGGTGTTCGGCGCGCTCTGCGTGAACCTCGACGTCACCGCGCTGGGCCAGCTGCGGACCCTCGTCGGCGAACTGGCCGACGTCGGCACGACAGTGGAACCACCGACGACCACCTTCGGCGACGACGTCGACGCCGTGGTCGACGCGATCGTCGACGAACACCAGCTGCGCCTGAACAAACCCTGGGCCGCCCTCAGCCGCGACGAGCGGCTCGACCTGTTCCGCAGCCTGCACGCCCGCGGCGTGTTCGCCGTACGGCGGGCGGTCCCGCAGGTCGCCGCCCGGATCGGCATCTCCCGCGCCTCCGCCTACAACTACCTCTCCGACATCCGCGCCCAAGGAGCACCATGA
- a CDS encoding pyridoxal-phosphate dependent enzyme — translation MTAPVTLDDIRDVAARLAGVAHRTPVVRSRTLDDLVGAEVLLKCENLQRIGAFKFRGAYNAVSRLAPEQLAKGVAAYSSGNHAQAVALAARELGSSAVILVPEDTPKSKVDATRGYGAEIVTYDRYTGDRVAIGQALAAERGLALIPPYEHPHVIAGQGTAALELLEEAGSLDTLVVPVGGGGLIAGSSTAAKALQPGIRVIGVEPAAGDDTKRSLAAGERVTIPVPRTIADGQAAEIPGELTFSINRHLVDEIALVTDDAIRDAMRFAFERLKLVLEPSGATGIAALLSGQVTTPGKVGVIISGGNISPERFAELLND, via the coding sequence ATGACCGCGCCCGTGACCCTCGACGACATCCGTGACGTCGCCGCCCGCCTGGCCGGCGTCGCGCACCGGACGCCGGTGGTGCGCTCGCGCACCCTCGACGACCTCGTCGGCGCCGAAGTGTTGCTCAAGTGCGAGAACCTGCAGCGCATCGGGGCTTTCAAGTTCCGCGGCGCGTACAACGCCGTCTCGCGGCTCGCGCCGGAGCAGCTGGCCAAGGGCGTCGCCGCCTACTCCTCGGGCAACCACGCCCAGGCCGTCGCACTCGCCGCGCGGGAACTCGGGAGCAGCGCGGTGATCCTGGTCCCCGAAGACACCCCGAAGTCCAAAGTGGACGCGACCAGAGGCTACGGCGCCGAGATCGTCACCTACGACCGCTACACCGGCGACCGGGTCGCGATCGGGCAGGCGCTGGCCGCCGAGCGCGGGCTCGCGCTGATCCCGCCCTACGAGCACCCGCACGTCATCGCCGGGCAGGGGACCGCGGCCCTGGAACTGCTGGAGGAAGCGGGTTCCCTGGACACGCTGGTCGTCCCGGTCGGCGGTGGTGGCCTCATCGCGGGCAGTTCCACGGCCGCGAAAGCGCTGCAGCCCGGCATCCGGGTCATCGGCGTCGAGCCGGCCGCGGGTGACGACACCAAGCGCTCGCTGGCGGCCGGCGAACGCGTCACGATCCCCGTACCCCGCACGATCGCCGACGGCCAGGCCGCCGAGATCCCCGGCGAGCTCACGTTCTCGATCAACCGGCACCTCGTCGACGAGATCGCGCTGGTCACCGACGACGCCATCCGGGACGCGATGCGGTTCGCGTTCGAGCGGCTGAAGCTCGTCCTCGAGCCGAGCGGGGCGACCGGGATCGCCGCACTGCTGAGCGGCCAGGTCACCACGCCCGGCAAGGTCGGCGTGATCATCAGCGGCGGCAACATCAGCCCGGAGCGCTTCGCCGAACTGCTCAACGACTGA